In Tamandua tetradactyla isolate mTamTet1 chromosome 7, mTamTet1.pri, whole genome shotgun sequence, the following are encoded in one genomic region:
- the GPRC5D gene encoding G-protein coupled receptor family C group 5 member D → MYEDCTKSAGEEYYLFCYTEGVWSIVMESLAVIGIVVTILLLLAFLFLMRKVQDCCQWNVLPTQFLFLLGVLGLFGLAFAFITQLNEQTAPVRFFLFGVLFALCFSCLLAHASNLVRLVRGRVSFCWTTILCIAIGVSLLQTIIAIEYVTLMMTKCSMFMHMTPYQFNVDFVALLVYVLLLMALTLFVSKTAFCGPCENWKQHGRFIFITVLISIIIWVVWITMLMRGNPQFQRQPQWDDPVICIALVTNAWVFLLLYIIPELCILYRSCKQDSPLQGNACSVPAYQHGFRVENQELSRARDSDGAEEDVALTSYGTPIQLQTVDPTQEYLIPRAQQCPQQDAGL, encoded by the exons ATGTATGAGGACTGCACCAAGTCCGCTGGGGAGGAGTATTATCTCTTCTGTTACACTGAGGGAGTATGGAGCATTGTGATGGAGTCCTTGGCAGTGATTGGCATAGTGGTTACAATTCTGTTGCTTTTGGCATTTCTCTTCCTCATGCGAAAAGTTCAGGACTGCTGCCAGTGGAACGTCCTCCCCACCCAATTCCTCTTCCTCCTGGGTGTGCTAGGGCTCTTTGGACTTGCTTTTGCCTTCATCACCCAGCTCAATGAACAAACTGCCCCTGTACGCTTCTTCCTCTTTGGGGTACTCTTTGCTCTCTGTTTCTCATGTCTCTTGGCTCATGCCTCCAACCTGGTGAGGCTAGTCCGGGGTAGAGTCTCTTTCTGTTGGACCACAATTCTGTGCATTGCTATCGGTGTCAGCCTGCTGCAGACGATCATTGCTATTGAGTACGTGACTCTCATGATGACCAAATGTTCGATGTTTATGCACATGACACCCTATCAGTTCAATGTGGACTTCGTTGCACTCCTGGTCTATGTCCTCTTACTGATGGCCCTCACGTTATTTGTCTCCAAAACCGCCTTCTGTGGCCCATGTGAGAACTGGAAGCAGCATGGAAGGTTCATCTTCATCACCGTGCTCATCTCCATCATCATCTGGGTGGTGTGGATCACCATGCTCATGAGAGGCAACCCCCAGTTCCAGCGGCAGCCCCAGTGGGACGACCCCGTCATCTGTATTGCCCTGGTCACCAACGCTTGGGTTTTCCTGCTGCTGTACATCATACCTGAGCTCTGCATTCTCTACAGATCATGCAAGCAGGATAGCCCTTTACAAGGCAACGCTTGCTCAGTCCCAGCCTACCAACACGGCTTCAGAGTGGAGAACCAGGAGCTCTCAAGAG CCCGAGACAGTGATGGAGCTGAGGAGGATGTAGCATTAACTTCATATGGTACCCCCATTCAGCTGCAG ACTGTTGATCCCACACAAGAATATCTCATCCCACGGGCTCAACAATGCCCCCAGCAAGATGCAGGATTATAA